In Salvelinus alpinus chromosome 32, SLU_Salpinus.1, whole genome shotgun sequence, the sequence TGTAGGGTAATGACTGTCCTGCCGTGACTGAGGTAGAGACAACAGAGTGAACAAGTTCCTCAGAAGGTGGGCTCATGACCTCTGATACAGTGCATAAAGGAAAATATTGAGAGGCTTGACCCTGTTAGAGCCACTTTAGAATTTCCCCAAATATCATATCAATTTCGATATCAGAATTAGTTGCTTCTCTCTGGTATCTGTGTACTCAAACAAACTGAGGGAATTTTACACTTGCTATTCTAGATTGAGGACGTGGTAAGTGTGAACTTGACTGACTACTGATTTGGATTGATAACAAAACACTTGGAATGTTTTATGTAAAAGTAGTAACTTGTCTGCCTGCTGTTCTCGCTTGTTTTGCTTCATTCTGAGCCTTAAAGTTCAAGGATCCTTCACCTGTGAAGGTAGAGCTCTGTTGGATTAATCAAAGCTAACAGGCCTGTGGCCAACAAGCAATCAGACACATTAGTGGAGTCTATCACAGATACAACCATCCAAGCAAGACCTGTACTGTATCATAACCAACCGTTTACCGTCATCACTTATGATACTATTACTATTTCAGGCTATGTCCATACCCACATAAAAAATAcgatagtacttactatagaattctgtagtatactgtagaatactatatactacacactgtagtataccATCACGTTGACCTTCAagctgacttgtctagttaaataaaggttaaatgtttattttttttttaaatacctcaatcatgtgtagtacttactatagaatgttatagtctactgtaaAATACTACAAAAACAAAGTAAATACCACAGTAATGttagcaaaaacactacagtttgcaaaacactacagtaattactatagtGTTTAATTAGCATATACTGTACCCTGCCCTTTCCTGTCCCCAAATcacaatttgtgccacccattaGTCAGAAACCTACATggcaagtatagaccatatatttggtattttattaagctccccattagctgttgcgaaagcagcagctactcttcctggggtccacacaacatgaaacatgacataatacagaacgttAATAGggaaggacagaactacatcaatttaaGAAAGGCCTACATATGAATACATACACACCAACTATTTTTTTTGTTTAaatagagagatagggagaggctTTGTGCCTTTAAGttttgctttatctgttttttttaaaccaggtttgctgttcatttgagcaatatgagatggaagggagttccatgcaataatggctctaaataatactgtatgctttcttgaatttgttctggatttggggactgtgaaaagacccctggtggcatgtctggtggggtaagtatgtgtgtcagagctgtgtgtaaattgactatgcaaacaactcttagccaagagagactggcatgcatagtatttatatcagccctctgatgacaATAAATAGCaagacgtgctgctctgttctgggccagctgcagcttaacttggCCTTTCCTTGCCCCacttgaccacacgactgaacaataatcaagataagacaaaactagagcctgcaggacatGTTTTTTGGAGTATGGGCTGTATATTGTCTTCCCTACAAgttataaaaaaagaaaaaaaaagagctGAAGCTCTGAACTGTTGATTCAGACctcagtcctacctacctacagatTATGGAAAATTTGCTCTGAGTATTTTGTCCAGTAGATTAATACTTTAATACTTTCTTTAATACTACAATACAGTcccatagtatactatagtattttgtTTTGTGAGTAGGCCTAAATGTATAGGTTTTACATTTCAGATGCACAAGTTCACAACCTTGAACCTCGGTCAGAATGACTGGGAGTAAAGCTATTATCGATATCTGTTTCGCTTACGGTCACCCGCCCAGGGGGTCAGGGGAACGTATCCCTAGACTGTGGTGTCATGGCGTGACTGGTAGACAATGGTATGACAGTATCACCTCAGGTTACAAAGATGGATTCTGAATTCAGTAACAGTCTTTGATATCATTTTGTGTAAATTTGATTTATtgtctttttttaaataacatgtTCCTAATatgtccttctctctttctctttgacagtgaaaagaagatGAGCAGAGCAGCATGGCGAAGAGACCTGCCAATCATCCTCCAGCTTACTGACCCTCACCAAATGGACCcattttttgtttcattttgtgTTAGAAAGGAAGCTTAGGAGACAAACaacaagaaagagacagaggccTGTACTGAGGCCAGTGTGGGGACCATGTCTCAGTCTGGCAAGATCTTGCACCTGTATGTGGAGGTGAGGTCTGTcccggaggaggaggaagggaaggagttgGGGGGTGGTGTGGAGGGGATTCACCCACTAGTGCTCCAAGAGCCGGACATCCTACCTCAGTCCCAGCGCACCCCCAGCCACTCCACCTGTACCTGCACCTCCACCCCCAGCCTAACCTCCATGTCCCCAGGAGTGGTGCATAATGTTGGAGGCAGCAGTCTCAGCCTCACCCCCTCCAAGTCCTCCTCTAGACACTCTGTCAGTTTCCAGCTGGACCTACCGGACAACTCAGGACCGCCCATCCACCATAGGCAGAGTCTGCCTTACGAGGGGACTGGTCAACTGCTCTCCACTCTCCAGCCTGCACCCAACGGGCCGCAGCATGGAACTCTGGTGCGCACCCGCTCCTCAGACATTGAGCACTACCACGGGAGGGTGCCCCTATCCCCTGCCTCCTCTGGGATAATAACTGCCCCCTCCACTCCAACCAGTGGGTGCAGGTTCTATGATAGCTCTGGTGTGGGGGATGAGGGCAAGCGCTCTGTGGTCAGCTTTAGCTACATAGAGAAAGCCAGCATTAAGTCTGTGGACAGCCCCTGCAGTGCTTTGTGCCAAAGTATACCTGAGAACCCCTTCagtagaggaatggaggagaggtatctgccTGCCCACCTCAGGAAGAGGCTTAGTGACCCTGTGTGGTCGGACAGCTGGCAGCCCTCCGGTAGCTCCAGTCCCAAACTGTCCCCCAAGGGCTCCCCCTGTCTCCGCAGGGCCACTCTGGACACTGTAGCCAGAGAAGCCACCTACAGGGCCATGGAGGAATTTGGCTCCCCGAAACTGAGGCGCAGACTGGCAGCCTACAGCCCAGACCAGAGCCCCAGCTTTCCCCGGCACTACCAGCAGCAGCTCCGCTGCAAGTCCTGGGTTGGGTCCCCAGTCCTGCCTCAGGGTACCAAAACACTGCCCGTCAATCCACACCTCATAGACCCAGACAGGAACCGCGGTTTAAATGGCCTCACCAGAAGCCCAGCTTCTGACCAGCTCTTCGTTCAAGCCAGGCAGTCCTACTACAAATACACCATGTCCCCCTCCAGTGTTCGCCACCACTATGGTGTCCATAACCACAGGCCAGGCCTGGGGGACGAGAGCCCCAGCTTGTCCTCCAAGTTCCGCCCGCCTTTACCTACAGGGAGGCCCACTGCAATCCAGCATGACATACCAGCAAGCATGTCTACCAGCACCTCAGCCTCTTGCAACCAGAGGACTAGCAGCCAAACCAGCAGCCACACTCCTAGCGATAGTCACTGCTTACGCAACAAGGTGAACTCCAAACCGTCAGATCAGTCAAATGGCAGCAAGCTGGGAGAGGGATTGAACCAGACCAGTGGCAGGAGAAGTATCTCCCAGGCCTCTAGCCCTGACATGGCCCGTAAGCTGGCAGAGGAGGTTACCAAGCTTCCCACCATCCTCATGGACAGGAGGACTCCCTCCCCCACCCCGTTCCAGGCTGACTCGGCTAAGTCAGAGAGCCCCAGGCCTGGCTACCTCTCTAGGAAGTCTCAACCCTATACCACCCTCCAGGGCACGGGTTCTCCAGCGCAGCCCCACCCTGAAGCTAACAGTAACACCCACCTCCAGGACCACAGGTGGACAGACAAGGAGTCTCCTAGTGTTGGATGCCACTCCAGAGAGTCCAGACCAGGCCAAGGCTCGGGGCAAGCCTCCCCCCTCCTACAGCAGAAAGGCATCTCCTCCCCTACTATGCCAGCTATGCTGCACCCAGTGGTGGCGTCCCACACTCCTATCATAGACCCTCGGCTGCAGAGAGCTGAGCTGGTGGCGAAAGACAGCCCCACCCTGCACCGCCACCAACCCCCACAGTACATGGGAGACCGGGGCTCCCCTGGCCTGTATAGGAGACAGTACGACACCCTCTTTGACAGAGGTGGTCCAAGGGACAGCCCGGAGAGCAGCAGGCGCCTGGTTATAGGCCTTGACATGGAGCCACCAGACAGCTGGACCTCCAGGATGCAGCAGTGGAGGGAGAACGTGTCCGTCACGGACCAAGACGAGTCCAATAGGGAGGATCCGACTGCTGATGGTGATGGATTGTGTGTGTTGACCAAGGAAGAGCTGATGCAACAGGGGAGGGATGAAGCAGCTGTGTTGGGGGATAAACATGGGGTAAACAGGGGGGAGACCCAGGACCATAGCGGATTGCTGGGGTCTTCCCAAAGCTCCAGTGGAGTGACAGGCAGTCTGGAGGAAAACAGTCAGCCAGAGAGGGACTGTCTCTCTCCAGAGACATCCAGCCAGTCCAGCCAGAAGAGCAATGACACAGAAGACACTGCTTCTGGGATGCAGGTGGGTGAGCGAGAGATTGTGTGTGTAAGAAAGACTGTTTAGAAGTGTACATTGTACTTTATCACCTACTCAACCATTCTCCCTGTCTTTCATCTGTTGTAGTCGGACAGCCACTCCTCTGTGCTGGGCCCGTCCTTGCACTCCCAGAGGATTGCCCATGCCAAATGGGAGTTCCTGTTCGGACAGCCCACAGAGGACTGCCACGATTCTAAAGGTGGGCGGTCCTGTCCTGAAAGAGCTCTAATCACTGtcttactcctcctcctccagccccTTCTCGTGAACAAGCAGCTAGCTTCACAATATTCCTGTAATCCAATTAGCTTTGGCTAGATTTGGCTATAGAGCCATCATGGCCTGGCATTAGCGCTGTCCTTTTTAAACTCTGACTGACTCGCTTCCTTCTCTTGCAACACAAACACTTTCTTTGTTTACCCAAAAGGTTACAGCACTTTATTGATAGTTTAGAGCAGGGGTAGGCAAATCAATTTAGCCAGGGGCTGTTTTGGTCAGAGGGCTGGAACATAATtctaataatttgtacactgcaaattgaccacaactaaaaccaaaaagagattgtatttgaaaatacgaTCATTTCATACCTGGATTATATTGAGACACGGTCacatataataaataaaaaaaattgtggtAATACTTGGGAActgatttcctaaattaaacttGACCAAAAATGTAAAtcattaaaacatttaaatattttaCTAAACTTTGGGGGACCACAAATGATCACTCGCTGGACGGTTTTAGCCCCTCAGGCTGCCTGTTGCCGACCCCTGGTTCAGAGTCTACACGTCTCCGCTTCACACGTCTTTCATTTAATGTGTACTTTCCTGTTAATTCAATTTAGACCTTAGAGAATCTATCCCCTTGTGTTTGATTTACATTTTCTTTATCCTTCTCTTCATCTTTATCACTCATCTGCTACCATTCACTATTGAATTACAGTACTCATCACAGACCGTGTGTTATAGGCCCCAAAACGGTGAATGTCTTCACAATAAACTGTACCGTTATAATAACAATCTATATTGTGCAGTCCACATTgtgcagtccacattgttctagATTCATTGCTTCAATATGGAAATacattgctacatacattttattacatttccaTGGTCTTTAGAACAGGTAATTTTACTTAGTGCAACCAAAATATtgtgggctctattttaacaaacctaacgcaatggTAAATCTTAGCGCTAGCGGTAGCATTATAGTTTTGGGGGTGTCAGAAATATTTGAGCTATTTTCAAAACTGGAATTATGGGCGCAGTAACTGGCAGTGGCGCGAAAGGGCTgtgttttgatgaataaacaagttatGGGTGTGTCAAGGCTTGGCCCTTCattagccaatcagaatgtgctccatggctaaatatgtgaTTGCTTCAAGTTGTATATTTTTGGTCTTTTATGTATTGCGTTGTCATCTACTCCATTATAACCTAGTTCATTAAAAAGCCTGCACCATATTTgctaaatatgttgaacatgtttgcagtccacattgttctagATTCATTGCTTCAATATGGAAATACATTGCTAAACATAGGCTATAGCATTAATACtaatataggggctaggcctactgtaaaatGCAGTCTGGACATGCCAAGCATAGTCAATAATCAAGATTGAATTCACTAGGCtattgataaggcctaaaaagaCACTGTAtaattataaaaacattatataAAAACAAAGCAACAATTTTGTTTTAAATAGACAATGTCTAAATGCAGTTAGTCACCATAATTGCTCCCCTTGGGCGTATAATACAGAGAAGGCAACCTATGGAGAGTTTTATgcacatccaaacttttcacaggaGCTTGATAAAGACCCAATATAAAGAGAAAGGATGCATGTCCTCTCACCGTTATACAGCTCGCAAATGTCATGTTTTATAAACTTCATGGAACCATCTGACAGATCATATTTGCAGTTCTCCAGAAATGGCAGACGCAATCACATTACTTTCGAGCCATGTACGTTCTCACCATGAACCCATAGACGGTCAATCTTTCGACTAAGTTTGTTTTTTAATCAAACGAAACGAAAAACAAACGACATTTTActtgaaaaaaaaatgaaatgcagGCATGTGAATCATGAAAAAGGGCAAAAACCTCATATTTCAAAGCACTCTCAGTAGACCATTTAAAATCTCTTTATTCATGGGCTACTTTTGGCTAATGGCCAGGATTAAAAGATGCACCTATGCGATACTGCTAAACCAGCCTTGATTAAGGGGAGGGtaggctatgcttggtttttaatcaaaatgGGGGGAAACCATACGGTTTCGAAATACAAGATTCACTGGCACAAAAGGCATATCTCTCCTTCCATGGGTACTGTGCATCAAGGCTGGATAGGCTGCTCTTCCCCTCTCCAAATCCAAGCCGTTATCAGCTGCGTTACCGCTAAGATCTGCTTTTTGTGGGTCTTAACTTCCCATTAGTGCTGCATGAAATTGTCACTTTTGCGCCTGTTcttaaggacacacctcaaatattgcCACCCCTCCCACGTCAGCGCAAGTGAGCTGATGTTAAACAGGTAAATTGATGAACCTGGCGTTATGGCTGGAAAATGCCATTGCGCCAGTTTTTCCATGACAAAATTGCAAACTAACATTCATAGAGTAGTCAGTCCTCTCAATACACTGTACCATCATAATGGAATACAATCTCTAAATTTACTTCTGGTCTTTAGAACAATACATGTTTGATTATTTGTGGTTTTTAGAACATGCCATTTGACTAAGTGCAAGATATCTTGGTAAACAATATTCATACTCACTTTTACGTCCTGTCTTTTTCGATATCCTAGACTCTACAGCCCCTCCTAGGGGCACCTCCAGCGAGTCTCCCAAGcctacccctccctcctccctgccccTGAAGCCCACAAATCACTGGAGGGGGCTGGACGATGAGGGACAGAGTTTATCCTATCACAACGTCCAGCAGGTGGAGGTGGAGCTGGTGACTCCACCCTTAGTCGCTGTGGTTGGCATCTCACCCAAGACGGGCATCATCCGGAAAACCATCAAGTACTCTGAGACGGACTTAGATGCGGTGCCTCTGAAATGCTATAGGGAAACAGatctggatgaggtaatgttagcTGAGGCTGAGgcccaggcagagagagagagagaacaggaggaggtGGAAGTGGACTCTGCCTTTGGGAGTAATCGCAGCGTGCTGGGCACCTCGGCCTCCAGCGTCAGTACCATAGTTCACACTGAcggagaggtggaggagctggaggaggaggtggtgagctGGGCCAGTGTGAGGATGCAGGGGGATAAGAAGAGACAACATGCCACCCATGAGGATAATCAGACATGCAGTCTGCTGATGAAGGGGTGAGGCATTCACTGTTCAAACACACCATACCTTGAACGCAAATATAGAGATGAGTTTAACACCTCATACCTACAGTACCTGTACCTACCTCAAATCTAAACAAAAATGTCTTAATTGAAACAATGTACAGATCTGTTGAACTTGTAGAAAAAAAAATGTCAAGGAGTATcccatgttttttcccccctgtAGTCGTCCTTTGGACTACATATCGGATTCCCATTCAGCACTCAAGTCCCCCATCTCATTGACCAGTCCTCGCAGGATCTCTGCGGATGGCCTGGACTCCTTCAGCCACCACTTTGAGAGCATTGTGGAGTCTCACCGGGCTAAGGGCACCTCCTACAGCAGCCTGGACAGCGTTGACCTTTTGACCTCCAGCGGCCCGCCCGTTTTCACCTTTGACCTTCCCACCCTCACCCCTGAGATCCAGAGCCAGATTTGTGAGAGTGCGCGTCACATCACGGAGCTGAGTTTTGCCCAACTGGCCCATCCAGAGCCTCCCAGGGTGTCTGTCCCTGTCCGGTCTGAGAACACCCTGGCCCCCACAGGAGACGGGCTCAGCAGCTACTCTGAGGATTCTACTTCAGGAGGGAAGTCCCGGTTGGAGAAAGACTCAATGAAAACTAAGTCTAACTTAGACTTTCCTCTCATTAGGTGAGTGACAGACAAACAGTGCAACTGAAAGCATGGACATCAAGGTATACTTAATTTAGACCGTTTTGTATCAGCAACTTTGCTGTGTCCATGCAGGAGAAAGTGGTAACATGCACGCGCAAAGTCACAATCCCTTCACCAACCTCTACAGGATTGTTTAGCTGTGATATCTCtagtgcatttgtgtgtttggtggTGGCAACACCTACAGTGAGCTCCATTTTAGTTTTTTGGCTCTGAACTCCAGGCCTTTGGATTTGAAGTGATACAATGACAATGACtggcagctttaatttgagggtattttcatccatatcagctgaaccgtttagaaatgacagcactttttgtacatagtcccccccatCAAGTATATTgtacaaattcacttatgtgtagtAAAAACTTTAGTATTTGGTTCCATATTCATAAtgcgcaatgactacatcaagcatgtgactctacaaatgtgttggatgcatttgctgtttgttttggttgtttttcagattattttgtgcccaatagaaataaaTGATAAGTAATGTATTCTGTCAATTTGTAGTAATTtttcttgtaaataagaatagaatatgtttctaaacacttctaaattaatgtggatgctaccatgattatgaatAATCCTGGATGAATCGTGAATTATGATGactgagaaagttacagacgcacaaatatcatacctccAAAGAAACGCTAACCTCtctctgttattgtaatggtgagagtttagcatgtcttgggggtatgatatttcccattcatttctattgggcacaaaataatctgaaatacAGATAGCAAAATGCATCCAGCAAATTTGTAGCGTCAAAAGCTTGAtttttctaaatggttcacccgatctggatgaaaataccctcaaattaaagatgacagtctgcactttaacctcagtcatttcaaatccaaagtgctggagtacagagccaaaacaacatcaAAATTggcactgtcccaatacttttggagctcactgtattttGCTATATGAAGATCCTATTATAAGATGTAGTATCCTATTATGCTGTTTCATAATGGTAAACCGCTTAATGCTGCTTCGGTTATACATCTCTTTACTGCTCCTAGATGACCTACAAAAGGACTGTCACTAAAATCTCATGCCATGTGTTGTCCCTTAAATGGTTGTTCCCAATTATTTTGATTGCATTTGGAGTGTAGAGCCTATAATCTAAGCATGTGTGACATATGTTTGGTCTGGCATTTCCATTATTGACAGATAGTCTGTTTAGTATATAGCTGTTTTGATCAGCATCTGGCTGACCTGACCGAACGAACCATGTAGAGACGCTCCAGACTCGCCAAAGCTCAGAAGGCCTAATGCTTCCCACAATCTGTCTTTAACTGTGCCATGCATTTCACCATCACATTTACCTCAGGGGAGTCTGCGCTGAGCTCTTCTGAGTGGGTCATGAGTCCTAGGTGTCTCAATTCTCAAGAGTTCCAATTCCTATTATATTAGGACATATCTCCTAAATATGTGTTTGAAAGGAGCCTCTGGGTACTCACTACTCCGAATCTAgatggcagcaggtagcctagcggttaagaacattgggccagtaaccaaaaggtcgctgttTCGAATCCCTGagtcgactaggtgaaaaatctgtctgtgcccttgagaaaggcagttaaccctaattgcttctgtaagtcactctggataggagtgtctgctaaattatgaAACTGTAGTACTTTATATGCCTGTGGAACTCATCCGCAGAGATTTAGTTGTTCCACTAGATGAGGCCAGAGAGCCATTGTTTCTTTTCATGAATATTGATCCAGAAAGTATATATTACCAGTACAGCACTGTCTGTTACATGGTATTGGATTGAGTGTGTTGTGGTATGATGTCCAATGATTTGGGCTCAGTGGTATGATACCACTGGTTAAGGTTTgaacacaccaactcattcaatggttttcctttattttttactattttctacattgaagaataatagtgaagacattaaaactatgaaataacacatatggaatcatgtagtaaccaaaaaagtgttaaacaaatcaaaacatatttgagattcttcaaatagccaccatttgccttgatgacagcttttcacactcttggcattctctcaaccagcttcatgaagtcgtcacctggaatgcatttcaattaacagctgtgccttcttaaaagttaatttgtggaatttctttccttcttaatgtgtttcagccaatcagttgtgttgtgacaaagtaggggtggtatacagaagatagccctatttgataaaagacccaagtccatattatagcaagaacagctcaaataagcaaagcgaaatgacagtccatcatcactttaagacatgaaggtcagtcaatacggaacatttcaagaactttgaaagtttaagTGCAGTCAcataaaccatcaagcgctgtgatgaaactggctctcatgaggaccgccacaggaatggaagaccctgAGTTAC encodes:
- the LOC139562133 gene encoding uncharacterized protein isoform X1 yields the protein MSQSGKILHLYVEVRSVPEEEEGKELGGGVEGIHPLVLQEPDILPQSQRTPSHSTCTCTSTPSLTSMSPGVVHNVGGSSLSLTPSKSSSRHSVSFQLDLPDNSGPPIHHRQSLPYEGTGQLLSTLQPAPNGPQHGTLVRTRSSDIEHYHGRVPLSPASSGIITAPSTPTSGCRFYDSSGVGDEGKRSVVSFSYIEKASIKSVDSPCSALCQSIPENPFSRGMEERYLPAHLRKRLSDPVWSDSWQPSGSSSPKLSPKGSPCLRRATLDTVAREATYRAMEEFGSPKLRRRLAAYSPDQSPSFPRHYQQQLRCKSWVGSPVLPQGTKTLPVNPHLIDPDRNRGLNGLTRSPASDQLFVQARQSYYKYTMSPSSVRHHYGVHNHRPGLGDESPSLSSKFRPPLPTGRPTAIQHDIPASMSTSTSASCNQRTSSQTSSHTPSDSHCLRNKVNSKPSDQSNGSKLGEGLNQTSGRRSISQASSPDMARKLAEEVTKLPTILMDRRTPSPTPFQADSAKSESPRPGYLSRKSQPYTTLQGTGSPAQPHPEANSNTHLQDHRWTDKESPSVGCHSRESRPGQGSGQASPLLQQKGISSPTMPAMLHPVVASHTPIIDPRLQRAELVAKDSPTLHRHQPPQYMGDRGSPGLYRRQYDTLFDRGGPRDSPESSRRLVIGLDMEPPDSWTSRMQQWRENVSVTDQDESNREDPTADGDGLCVLTKEELMQQGRDEAAVLGDKHGVNRGETQDHSGLLGSSQSSSGVTGSLEENSQPERDCLSPETSSQSSQKSNDTEDTASGMQSDSHSSVLGPSLHSQRIAHAKWEFLFGQPTEDCHDSKDSTAPPRGTSSESPKPTPPSSLPLKPTNHWRGLDDEGQSLSYHNVQQVEVELVTPPLVAVVGISPKTGIIRKTIKYSETDLDAVPLKCYRETDLDEVMLAEAEAQAEREREQEEVEVDSAFGSNRSVLGTSASSVSTIVHTDGEVEELEEEVVSWASVRMQGDKKRQHATHEDNQTCSLLMKGRPLDYISDSHSALKSPISLTSPRRISADGLDSFSHHFESIVESHRAKGTSYSSLDSVDLLTSSGPPVFTFDLPTLTPEIQSQICESARHITELSFAQLAHPEPPRVSVPVRSENTLAPTGDGLSSYSEDSTSGGKSRLEKDSMKTKSNLDFPLIREKPGHRAPDPFPQQDVGEHLVLGSTESLANGNKADLQAAKRLAKRLFNLDGFRKSDVARHLSKNNEFSRMVAEEYLSYFNFSGLTIDQAIRAFLREFALMGETQERERVLAHFSRRYLQCNPNAIPSEDSVHTLTCALMLLNTDLHGHNIGKKMSILQFISNLEGLNDGKDFPRELLKALYNSIRNEKLQWTIDEEELRKSFSELADLRTDSASHTMKRIGSGLGVAQNPDALIYKNGFLVRKVHADSDGKKTPRGKRGWKTFYVMLKGLVLYLQKGEYRPEKQLSEEDLKNAVSIHHSLAMRAADYSKRPNVFYLRTADWRVFLFQAPNSEQMQSWITRINVVSAMFSAPPFPAAIGSQKKFSRPLLPGSNSKLSQEEQVKSHETRFRAISSELIELTAVIPDKKAKVRDLEEHKQREEYLEFEKTRYGTYAMLLRSKIRSGEEDLSLFESRLFDDGGLQRAHSSPTLREEHSSSSQASSTRGGGSSSSQASSAKGVASSSSSSTRGSSKTKRSEPQRHSYRQAVKQ